In Arsenicicoccus sp. oral taxon 190, the following are encoded in one genomic region:
- a CDS encoding TniQ family protein, protein MNASLLPVRPAPCPGEPLSSYAARLADANGLARGRVLPTRRHDIDVPPSELSTIGSLAALDHAAATQLTMDRYPLTVRGHGPQRRHGWRLHHAVAWVCPSCTVPTGHRELLWQTALVPVCLRCSCYLVRAGSPHAAVPAHPRVLEVVQTLVGLAEASVADRDARQVLYRRRRRCQDLAATIGSDSLGRGGDLPPVDLAAARRWGAYPCPDPTTVAALLVLTGRRRGRRSKPAHLRCHQSALFTDADRDRLDWFLTRLRHHVHQDGLRPDHVPSMLPPPPGEEERKPGAWLSLTRAATALHMLISQASGQAETQGEAMAALGVTGIPSCVLIDGVHAGQGLREQDGDLLTTALQELLAAGLIDYQRRRDILRAVTRLPRTTLLRLPSAITTKPAFRRLALAWMWTRFTHGPMRSSPWPTTPDRDVHAFNQNIDPETRLLLHETGQQLIADTDLLHIPAIQTTWAGIARRYR, encoded by the coding sequence GTGAACGCATCGCTCCTGCCGGTCCGGCCCGCGCCCTGCCCCGGGGAACCGCTGTCCTCGTATGCGGCCCGGCTGGCAGACGCCAACGGCCTGGCCCGGGGCCGGGTCCTGCCGACGCGACGGCACGACATCGACGTCCCGCCGAGCGAACTGTCCACGATCGGCTCCCTCGCCGCGCTCGACCATGCGGCGGCGACGCAGCTGACGATGGACCGCTACCCGCTGACTGTCCGTGGCCACGGTCCCCAGCGTCGCCACGGGTGGCGACTGCACCACGCCGTGGCCTGGGTGTGCCCGTCCTGCACGGTGCCGACCGGCCACCGGGAGCTGCTGTGGCAGACCGCGCTGGTTCCGGTCTGCCTGCGCTGCTCCTGCTACCTGGTACGAGCCGGCTCCCCGCACGCCGCGGTCCCCGCACACCCGCGCGTCCTCGAGGTCGTCCAGACCCTCGTAGGGCTGGCCGAGGCCTCGGTAGCGGACCGCGATGCCAGGCAGGTGCTGTACCGGCGGCGTCGCCGCTGCCAAGACCTGGCCGCCACGATCGGCAGCGACTCCTTGGGCCGCGGTGGCGACCTGCCTCCGGTGGACCTCGCCGCGGCTCGAAGGTGGGGTGCCTACCCCTGCCCGGACCCAACCACCGTCGCAGCGCTGCTGGTCCTCACCGGCCGACGTCGTGGTCGACGCAGCAAGCCCGCTCACCTGCGCTGCCATCAATCGGCCCTCTTCACCGACGCCGACCGCGACCGGCTGGACTGGTTCCTGACTCGGCTGCGTCACCACGTCCACCAGGACGGGCTGCGCCCGGACCACGTGCCCAGCATGCTCCCGCCACCCCCAGGTGAGGAGGAGCGGAAGCCCGGGGCGTGGCTGTCGCTGACCCGCGCGGCCACCGCCCTGCACATGCTCATCAGCCAGGCCAGCGGCCAGGCCGAGACGCAGGGAGAGGCGATGGCCGCCCTGGGGGTCACAGGCATCCCCTCCTGCGTGCTCATCGACGGCGTCCACGCCGGGCAGGGCCTGCGCGAGCAGGACGGCGACCTGCTCACCACCGCGTTGCAGGAGCTGCTCGCAGCCGGGTTGATCGACTACCAGCGCCGCCGCGACATACTTCGGGCCGTCACCCGGCTGCCGAGGACCACCCTCCTGCGGCTGCCCTCGGCGATCACCACGAAACCGGCGTTCAGGAGGCTGGCGCTGGCGTGGATGTGGACCCGGTTCACCCACGGCCCCATGCGCTCCAGCCCCTGGCCGACCACACCCGACCGCGACGTTCACGCCTTCAACCAAAACATCGACCCGGAGACGCGCCTGCTGCTTCACGAGACCGGGCAGCAACTCATCGCCGACACCGACCTGCTCCACATCCCAGCGATCCAGACCACGTGGGCCGGCATCGCCAGGAGGTACCGATGA
- a CDS encoding DUF6527 family protein: protein MEYSTAVHLCACGCGAKAVTPLASDGWTLTFDGSVTLRPSVGNGQLFCRSHYLITRDAVEWLPPIGVAATRAAIVRDQTAAAADRAPAHSTWWKRLVDALRRRRA from the coding sequence ATGGAGTACTCGACCGCCGTGCACCTCTGTGCGTGCGGTTGTGGAGCGAAGGCTGTGACCCCGCTCGCGAGTGACGGCTGGACCCTCACGTTCGACGGGTCTGTAACTTTGCGACCATCCGTCGGGAATGGCCAATTGTTCTGCCGGTCGCACTACCTGATCACTCGGGACGCGGTCGAGTGGCTACCGCCCATCGGCGTTGCTGCGACGCGGGCGGCCATCGTGCGAGACCAGACTGCAGCGGCAGCCGATCGCGCTCCAGCACACTCGACCTGGTGGAAACGACTCGTGGACGCGCTGCGAAGACGTCGCGCATAG
- a CDS encoding DDE-type integrase/transposase/recombinase translates to MAFTQLQARAVGEDGPQAVHASLFPWWPQLEESVRREALFKQECVLEARTGFRFGLRELAQPGEPFYPFGDDFGLSLAARYREMSKVVSFERSVDRAVMRRVYDGELQDHRIAPRTLQRWDNLWVGGGLRTLVDGRAIKGRQAFDVIDADFRRIALEKFAQYDGSKSRPNLQEIERQVRVALKNEGITDPHLPDRITQEFLSYHWRATGSSVRAQRSKALRRVAGHQSYPAQHPSELATDLTIANNFVLDPLRERAINVEVGVIHSIATRVIHGIRVFPRGARGIDVGLLVYDAMRQFAMVVDGTTIDDFRWCGIPESLDLGGNPVHIGRRPAVKRDLTIQGVHYLPGVAPTALRSDHGSIFVGEHFRALLNHFGIELRLSRGKKPTDNPHSERKMEDLERAYQQVPGYKGRSIHQRGRFIGIEADEPLLTADELERHFRRWVALDYHRMPHDGLTLPGAPGIRLTPLEMHDALADATGRILVPQHPDLLYQFLPIIWLSPGHAGVEHKNLTYDAAVLEEFRSVRPGTFRAQDSAIPFHIDPRDVTRLWFRHPDTDRIHEVPWKARHLIHAPLGDVVRDRALERLKERGGNRSINKTRVMRQIIDEIGELTAAPTTDEWRSKLAAAQLRWEQSQRDHAEVADAHLQLEEQAAAGLPRIHGAEGNTTLDRAQDSSFDFDAPLPDYDEEAI, encoded by the coding sequence GTGGCCTTCACCCAGCTTCAGGCGCGAGCGGTCGGTGAGGACGGTCCACAGGCCGTCCATGCTTCCCTGTTCCCGTGGTGGCCCCAGCTCGAGGAATCGGTGCGCCGCGAGGCACTCTTCAAGCAGGAGTGCGTCCTCGAGGCACGGACCGGGTTCCGTTTCGGGCTGCGCGAGCTCGCCCAGCCCGGTGAGCCCTTCTACCCGTTCGGCGACGACTTCGGCCTCAGCCTGGCCGCGCGGTACCGCGAGATGAGCAAGGTCGTCTCCTTCGAACGCTCCGTCGACCGGGCGGTGATGCGCCGGGTCTACGACGGGGAACTGCAGGACCACCGGATCGCCCCCCGCACTCTGCAACGCTGGGACAACCTCTGGGTCGGCGGTGGGCTGCGCACCCTCGTGGACGGGCGAGCCATCAAGGGCCGCCAGGCCTTCGATGTCATCGACGCCGACTTCCGACGGATTGCCCTGGAGAAGTTCGCGCAGTACGACGGCTCGAAGAGCCGCCCGAACCTGCAGGAGATCGAACGGCAGGTCCGCGTGGCCCTCAAGAACGAGGGCATCACCGACCCGCACCTGCCGGACCGGATCACCCAGGAGTTCCTCAGCTACCACTGGCGCGCGACCGGGTCCTCAGTGCGGGCCCAACGCTCCAAGGCCCTGCGCCGAGTCGCCGGTCACCAGAGCTACCCGGCCCAGCACCCGTCCGAGCTCGCCACCGACCTGACCATCGCCAACAACTTCGTCCTCGACCCCCTGCGGGAGCGCGCCATCAACGTCGAGGTCGGCGTCATCCATTCGATCGCCACCCGGGTCATCCACGGCATACGAGTGTTTCCGCGGGGAGCCCGCGGCATCGACGTCGGGCTCCTCGTCTATGACGCCATGCGGCAGTTCGCCATGGTCGTCGACGGAACCACCATCGACGACTTCCGCTGGTGCGGCATCCCCGAGTCCCTCGACCTTGGCGGCAACCCCGTCCACATCGGTAGACGACCCGCCGTCAAGCGTGACCTGACGATCCAAGGAGTGCACTACCTGCCCGGGGTGGCCCCCACCGCGCTGCGCAGCGACCACGGCAGCATCTTCGTCGGCGAGCACTTCCGTGCCCTGCTGAACCATTTCGGCATCGAGTTGCGCCTCTCGCGCGGCAAAAAGCCCACGGACAACCCGCACTCCGAGCGGAAGATGGAGGACCTCGAACGCGCCTACCAGCAGGTGCCCGGATACAAGGGCCGCTCCATCCACCAGCGGGGACGCTTCATCGGCATCGAGGCGGACGAGCCGCTCCTGACCGCCGACGAGCTCGAGCGCCACTTCCGACGGTGGGTCGCCCTCGACTACCACCGGATGCCGCACGACGGACTCACCCTGCCCGGAGCACCGGGCATCCGCCTGACCCCCTTGGAGATGCACGACGCCCTCGCGGACGCAACGGGCCGGATCCTCGTGCCGCAGCACCCCGATCTGCTCTACCAGTTCCTCCCGATCATCTGGCTGTCCCCCGGGCACGCCGGTGTCGAGCACAAGAACCTGACCTATGACGCGGCCGTCCTCGAAGAATTCCGCTCGGTCAGACCCGGAACCTTCCGTGCGCAGGACTCGGCCATCCCATTCCACATCGACCCACGCGACGTCACCCGACTCTGGTTCCGTCACCCGGACACCGACCGGATCCACGAGGTCCCGTGGAAGGCGCGACACCTGATCCACGCACCTCTCGGCGATGTCGTCCGCGACAGGGCCCTGGAACGCCTCAAGGAACGCGGGGGCAACCGGTCCATCAACAAGACCCGCGTCATGCGCCAGATCATCGATGAGATCGGCGAGCTCACCGCAGCCCCAACCACGGACGAGTGGCGCTCCAAGCTCGCTGCCGCGCAACTGCGTTGGGAGCAGTCGCAACGCGACCACGCCGAGGTCGCCGACGCACACCTTCAGTTGGAAGAGCAGGCCGCAGCAGGACTCCCGAGGATCCACGGAGCAGAGGGGAACACCACCCTCGACCGGGCGCAGGACTCCTCCTTTGACTTCGACGCCCCGCTTCCGGACTACGACGAGGAGGCGATCTGA
- a CDS encoding TniB family NTP-binding protein, with product MTADWIPHVYITLRAASRIRDVLAALLLTMGYPSEGLVRVTTTRVVHAFRQHGVRLLLIDDAHFLDVSNKDSRDMLDFLKYLNTELGELSGTMILIGADLHDSPIYLDPQINSRLERVTLHPYGFGTEEEKRDWQRFLKDAEAVLLPYFDCAPAGVFARDLAGHIWRRTQGYVGDTALLLTEALLAAFDDGSETITTDHLDAVPLSARATAGEVDLRTATPKASKRRAKVGAS from the coding sequence GTGACCGCGGACTGGATCCCGCACGTCTACATCACGCTGCGGGCGGCCTCCAGGATCCGTGACGTGCTCGCCGCGCTGCTGCTGACGATGGGCTACCCCAGCGAGGGCCTGGTCCGGGTCACCACGACCCGGGTGGTGCACGCTTTCCGCCAGCACGGCGTGCGGCTGCTGCTCATCGACGACGCCCACTTCCTCGACGTGTCCAACAAGGACTCCCGCGACATGCTCGACTTCCTCAAGTACCTCAACACCGAGCTCGGCGAGCTGAGCGGCACGATGATCCTCATCGGGGCCGACCTGCACGACTCACCGATCTACCTGGACCCGCAGATCAACTCCCGCCTCGAACGCGTCACCCTTCACCCGTACGGCTTCGGCACCGAGGAGGAGAAACGGGACTGGCAGCGGTTCCTCAAGGACGCCGAGGCTGTCCTGCTGCCCTACTTCGACTGCGCCCCGGCCGGGGTGTTCGCCCGAGACCTCGCCGGCCACATCTGGCGTCGCACCCAGGGCTACGTCGGCGACACCGCCCTCCTGCTCACCGAGGCCCTGCTGGCCGCGTTCGACGACGGCTCGGAGACGATCACTACCGACCACCTCGACGCCGTCCCGCTCTCCGCCAGGGCCACCGCCGGCGAGGTCGACCTGCGCACCGCCACCCCCAAGGCGTCCAAGCGTCGGGCCAAGGTCGGTGCCTCGTGA
- a CDS encoding ThiF family adenylyltransferase, protein MSASRLVRDSPDLQRLASEGYTVRIVKNYLVVDDIPYVDSEGEVQAGSFICPLETAGDRTVKPSNHVMAFVGSAPCNKDGGEISPGFANVGLTSGWAAGPELTPAVGFSQKPRPDGYVDFYEKVMTYAAILLGPAQAIDPTVTPLQGKPFTTDEDDGVFVYLDTFSSRAGITARNELLELSKVAIVGLGGTGAYILDLLAKTPIRNVHLYDGDTFSTHNAFRAPGAASVVDLNARMAKVDFYAAMYASMRRNIHPHAAYITAANVSEVTDADFVFLAMDSGPDKWTIVNSLIAAGVPFIDTGIGVSDDSGIAGQIRVTTGLPGATDHVTQGGLISVVAGDAAEYDTNLQVAELNMAAAVMAVIRFKKWLKFYADTEGELHSTYRIDTNETLNKYARISEQADSGEGAGVA, encoded by the coding sequence ATGTCCGCCTCACGACTCGTTCGTGACAGCCCCGACCTGCAGCGCCTCGCCAGCGAGGGCTACACCGTCCGGATCGTCAAGAACTACCTCGTTGTGGACGACATCCCGTACGTCGACTCCGAAGGGGAAGTTCAGGCAGGATCGTTCATCTGTCCGCTGGAGACGGCCGGCGATCGAACCGTCAAGCCCAGCAACCACGTCATGGCGTTTGTCGGGTCGGCTCCGTGCAACAAAGACGGGGGTGAGATCTCGCCCGGGTTCGCCAACGTCGGCCTTACCTCCGGATGGGCAGCCGGACCGGAGCTGACGCCCGCCGTCGGCTTCTCCCAGAAGCCCCGGCCCGACGGGTACGTCGACTTCTACGAGAAGGTCATGACCTACGCAGCCATCCTGCTCGGGCCCGCGCAGGCGATCGATCCGACCGTGACACCCCTGCAGGGCAAGCCCTTCACCACGGACGAAGACGACGGGGTGTTCGTCTACCTCGACACCTTCTCCAGCCGTGCCGGCATCACTGCCCGCAACGAGCTGCTTGAGTTGTCGAAGGTCGCGATCGTCGGCCTCGGCGGCACCGGCGCCTACATCCTCGACCTGCTCGCCAAGACCCCGATCCGGAACGTCCACCTCTACGACGGGGACACCTTCAGCACGCACAACGCGTTTCGAGCACCAGGCGCCGCGTCCGTCGTTGACCTGAACGCGCGGATGGCAAAGGTCGACTTCTACGCGGCCATGTACGCCAGCATGCGCCGCAACATCCACCCCCACGCCGCCTACATCACCGCAGCCAATGTCTCGGAAGTGACCGACGCTGACTTCGTGTTTCTGGCGATGGACTCTGGACCCGACAAGTGGACGATTGTGAACTCGCTCATCGCGGCCGGCGTCCCTTTCATCGACACCGGCATTGGGGTAAGCGACGACAGCGGGATCGCGGGGCAGATTCGCGTCACCACAGGGCTCCCGGGTGCAACCGACCACGTGACCCAAGGCGGGCTAATCTCCGTCGTCGCCGGTGACGCCGCCGAGTACGACACGAACCTCCAGGTCGCCGAGCTCAACATGGCTGCCGCGGTGATGGCCGTCATCCGCTTCAAGAAGTGGCTGAAGTTCTACGCCGATACTGAGGGCGAACTGCACAGTACCTATCGCATCGACACCAACGAGACTCTCAACAAGTACGCACGGATCTCCGAGCAAGCGGACTCGGGCGAAGGTGCCGGCGTAGCGTGA
- a CDS encoding TniQ family protein codes for MTIASALPISVTPRDGESIESWLEHLADANGLTTAQLLTHLRSRGANTRYLTLAPAPATIAALAALARIPEQTITAATVSAFDGTALDLTGLDPDDRHSYRQVAARGWTPAHGTQICPTCLAEDGAWRTCWRLLIVTACTRHRTLLVAECPGCNRPFRDQRYSHLRRVGAATVCGNPLAAGPTSQCQHDLTTISVEIADEEVLAMQTRVEDALSRNAVVVLGGRVDGAMYLADLRHLAILLLHLASQPGARRLATWPARLAAEAQRRTGDRGPRWGLRPPEDPGLRAETLATADAILKAPDLEAAAAALMPWTELTPPTNEGPLGWLADRTVMTPTLTRLVLSARSGHRRLSHHLDTHPPSGVAMKINHKVVPQVIPHQQYTEHLAGASESGEETVRLFASLSLARMHPDVTTWAAAAEALGMPGPMGTRCARACTRTMLIAAPDWQDRIWAAIQDVDRRDYRATEAKIEHRRHLTSRWFQEWARQYRPGTRYTSSPYGLTWQWVHVAHAHIDISPAWGGKTPTAKDRALYRLFENSLDDQQQLELAYALHKRA; via the coding sequence ATGACCATTGCATCCGCGTTGCCGATCTCCGTCACACCCCGCGACGGGGAGTCGATCGAGTCCTGGCTCGAGCACCTCGCCGACGCCAACGGCCTGACCACCGCCCAACTCCTGACCCACCTTCGTAGCCGCGGCGCCAACACCCGGTATCTGACGCTCGCCCCCGCGCCGGCGACCATCGCCGCCCTCGCCGCGCTGGCCCGCATCCCAGAGCAGACCATCACAGCGGCGACCGTCAGTGCGTTCGACGGAACCGCGCTCGACCTGACTGGCCTCGACCCGGACGACCGGCACTCCTACCGGCAGGTCGCCGCCCGCGGCTGGACCCCCGCCCACGGCACCCAGATCTGCCCCACCTGCCTCGCCGAGGACGGAGCCTGGCGCACCTGCTGGCGCCTGCTCATCGTCACCGCCTGCACACGCCATCGCACTCTGCTGGTCGCCGAATGCCCGGGCTGCAACCGCCCGTTCCGCGACCAGCGCTACTCTCACCTGCGCCGGGTCGGCGCCGCCACCGTGTGCGGGAACCCGCTCGCGGCCGGACCTACCAGCCAGTGCCAGCACGACCTCACCACCATCTCTGTCGAGATCGCCGACGAAGAAGTCCTCGCCATGCAGACTCGCGTCGAGGACGCCCTCAGCCGGAACGCCGTCGTCGTCCTGGGCGGCCGGGTCGACGGGGCCATGTACCTGGCCGACCTGCGACACCTAGCCATCCTCCTGCTGCACCTCGCCAGCCAACCCGGCGCCCGCAGACTCGCCACGTGGCCAGCCCGCCTCGCCGCGGAAGCGCAGCGGCGCACCGGGGATCGTGGACCACGCTGGGGCCTGCGCCCGCCAGAGGACCCAGGGCTGCGGGCAGAGACGCTGGCCACCGCCGACGCGATCCTTAAGGCGCCCGATCTCGAGGCCGCCGCGGCTGCGTTGATGCCGTGGACCGAGCTAACCCCGCCCACGAACGAGGGGCCGCTTGGATGGCTGGCAGATCGGACCGTCATGACGCCGACGCTGACCAGGCTCGTGCTGTCTGCACGGTCAGGTCACCGCCGTCTGTCCCACCACCTCGACACCCACCCGCCATCCGGAGTTGCGATGAAGATCAACCACAAGGTCGTCCCACAGGTCATCCCCCACCAGCAGTACACCGAGCATCTGGCCGGTGCCTCCGAGAGCGGCGAGGAGACGGTCCGACTCTTCGCCTCCCTCTCATTGGCCAGGATGCATCCCGACGTGACAACCTGGGCCGCCGCCGCCGAAGCCCTCGGTATGCCCGGACCCATGGGCACCCGCTGCGCACGCGCTTGCACGCGCACCATGCTGATCGCTGCACCGGATTGGCAAGATCGGATCTGGGCAGCCATCCAGGACGTGGACCGGCGGGACTACCGCGCCACCGAAGCCAAGATCGAGCACCGTCGGCACCTGACGAGTCGTTGGTTCCAGGAGTGGGCTCGCCAGTACCGTCCCGGCACCCGCTACACCAGCTCGCCCTACGGACTGACGTGGCAGTGGGTCCACGTTGCCCACGCCCATATCGACATTTCGCCCGCCTGGGGAGGCAAGACGCCCACGGCCAAGGACCGCGCCCTCTACCGCCTGTTCGAGAACTCCCTCGATGACCAGCAACAGCTCGAACTCGCATACGCGCTCCACAAGCGTGCGTGA